A window of Paenibacillus sp. 19GGS1-52 contains these coding sequences:
- a CDS encoding SDR family oxidoreductase — translation MIDVTGRWALITGASRGVGYQTALFMAKQGCNLILHSRSFEHTQKVEEEVKALGIEAYCVQAELANNEEVIAMLDVIEAKGTTVDIVFNNAAVQIAYRTDYWNTPVEDFEMSFRINFISIATICNRLIPKMIEHGFGRVINTTSGIKNEPEQAGYAASKAALDKFTKDLASRLDGTNVMISLTDPGWCRTDLGGPQATSAVESVIPGIAVGAFLDDQKSGRFLHAQNFTELSLAEAVAKAELIEATPYTI, via the coding sequence ATGATTGATGTAACAGGTAGATGGGCGTTAATTACCGGCGCAAGCAGAGGTGTAGGTTATCAGACAGCCCTCTTTATGGCGAAGCAAGGCTGCAATCTGATTTTGCATAGCAGAAGTTTTGAACATACCCAAAAGGTAGAGGAAGAAGTTAAAGCTTTAGGGATTGAAGCCTATTGTGTACAGGCTGAGCTGGCAAATAACGAAGAAGTAATTGCTATGCTCGATGTAATTGAAGCAAAGGGCACAACTGTAGATATCGTGTTCAACAATGCTGCTGTGCAGATTGCCTACAGAACGGATTATTGGAACACTCCGGTTGAAGACTTTGAAATGAGCTTCCGCATTAACTTTATTTCAATCGCAACCATATGTAATCGCCTGATCCCCAAAATGATTGAACATGGCTTTGGACGTGTGATCAATACAACCAGCGGAATTAAGAATGAACCCGAGCAGGCAGGCTACGCAGCCAGCAAAGCCGCCCTTGATAAGTTCACCAAGGATTTGGCTTCCCGACTGGATGGAACAAATGTAATGATTAGTTTGACTGATCCGGGCTGGTGCCGTACGGATTTGGGTGGTCCCCAAGCCACAAGTGCCGTTGAAAGTGTAATACCCGGAATCGCAGTAGGTGCTTTCTTGGATGATCAGAAAAGCGGAAGATTCCTGCACGCGCAGAATTTCACGGAGTTATCCTTAGCAGAAGCTGTTGCCAAAGCAGAATTGATAGAAGCTACTCCTTATACTATTTAA
- a CDS encoding histidine phosphatase family protein, producing the protein MQILIIRHGQSEADLLKVHEGRADFPLTELGRRQAKLMAERVKENFPPEIIWASTLKRAKETATILADALYCPVKFEDRLMEYNNGILAGLTYEEGKKYPIPKTMHERRVKNGESSIEFRMRVESIFSEILYTSTYNRIAIVAHGGVINNLMRAFYKMPVTTEFLFKSGDTAIHLVEITEKERIVHFSNDLAHLQHLQ; encoded by the coding sequence ATGCAGATTCTAATCATACGGCACGGACAATCGGAAGCAGATCTCTTGAAGGTACACGAAGGAAGAGCGGATTTCCCACTAACAGAATTGGGTCGAAGACAAGCTAAACTGATGGCTGAAAGAGTAAAAGAGAACTTCCCTCCTGAAATAATTTGGGCGAGTACTTTGAAACGCGCTAAAGAAACCGCAACAATTCTGGCTGATGCACTTTATTGTCCTGTGAAATTTGAAGATCGTTTGATGGAATATAATAATGGGATACTTGCTGGGCTTACGTATGAGGAAGGCAAGAAATACCCAATTCCAAAGACGATGCATGAGCGCCGTGTGAAAAACGGTGAGTCCTCAATCGAATTTAGAATGCGAGTGGAAAGCATTTTTTCGGAAATACTGTATACCTCCACGTATAATCGAATAGCTATTGTCGCCCATGGAGGAGTAATAAATAACCTAATGAGAGCATTTTATAAAATGCCCGTAACGACGGAGTTTTTATTTAAGAGTGGAGATACAGCGATTCACTTAGTAGAAATAACAGAGAAGGAGCGTATTGTACATTTTTCAAATGACCTCGCGCATCTTCAGCATTTGCAATAG
- a CDS encoding Gfo/Idh/MocA family oxidoreductase has protein sequence MSKKKYVFVGTGGRAEFFYGEITTNYRETSEIVGICDVNGARMAHANKLLQEKYEYHAVPVYKAHEFDRMIAETKPDTVIVTSIDRTHHLYIIRAMELGCDVISEKPMTIDEEKCQEILDAVERTGKKLRVTFNYRYAPHNTKIRELIMDGAIGEVLSVNFEWLLNTQHGADYFRRWHRDKRNSGGLLVHKSTHHFDLMNFWLGSRPETVFAMGDLRFYGRENAEKRGVSEFYQRVHGSAAAKNDPFALHLEDNEQLKAMYLDTEHEDGYLRDQSVFGDNISIEDTMGVMVKYKNKTIMNYSLNAYLPWEGFIVVFNGTKGRMEVKVVEQSYVNAGGSKAQEGAVKDKTITIFPQFAEPYEVEIEEGVGGHGGGDPVMLRDIFERPIDDRFNRAASHVDGAWSIMTGIAANHSMATGLPVKVDTLLKW, from the coding sequence GTGAGTAAGAAGAAATACGTGTTTGTAGGTACCGGCGGCCGGGCTGAGTTCTTCTATGGTGAGATCACCACGAACTACCGGGAAACCTCAGAGATCGTGGGCATCTGTGATGTCAACGGAGCAAGAATGGCGCATGCCAACAAGCTATTGCAGGAGAAATATGAGTATCACGCTGTGCCTGTGTATAAAGCGCATGAATTTGACCGCATGATTGCTGAAACCAAGCCGGATACAGTGATTGTGACGAGTATTGACCGTACGCATCACCTCTATATTATTCGGGCTATGGAGCTTGGCTGTGATGTGATTTCCGAGAAACCGATGACTATTGATGAAGAGAAATGCCAGGAGATTCTGGACGCTGTGGAACGGACCGGCAAAAAACTGCGGGTTACGTTCAATTATCGCTATGCCCCGCATAATACCAAAATCCGTGAACTGATCATGGACGGGGCTATTGGCGAGGTGCTGTCTGTTAACTTTGAATGGCTGTTAAATACACAGCATGGAGCGGATTACTTCCGCAGATGGCACCGCGATAAACGCAACAGTGGCGGACTGTTGGTCCACAAATCAACGCACCATTTTGACCTGATGAATTTCTGGCTGGGTTCGCGTCCTGAAACGGTGTTTGCGATGGGTGATCTCCGATTCTACGGTCGAGAAAATGCCGAGAAACGTGGCGTGAGTGAATTCTATCAGCGTGTTCATGGGAGTGCGGCGGCGAAGAACGATCCCTTTGCCCTGCATCTGGAAGATAATGAACAGCTGAAGGCTATGTATCTGGATACTGAGCATGAGGATGGATATTTGCGGGATCAGAGTGTGTTTGGAGATAACATCAGCATTGAGGATACGATGGGCGTTATGGTCAAATACAAGAACAAAACTATCATGAATTATTCGCTGAATGCCTATTTGCCATGGGAGGGTTTTATCGTTGTCTTCAACGGGACAAAGGGCCGGATGGAAGTTAAGGTCGTCGAACAATCCTATGTGAATGCCGGTGGCAGCAAGGCTCAGGAGGGCGCAGTGAAAGATAAAACAATCACTATCTTTCCTCAGTTTGCCGAACCGTATGAAGTGGAAATTGAGGAAGGAGTCGGCGGTCATGGCGGTGGAGATCCGGTGATGCTGCGTGATATTTTTGAACGGCCGATCGATGACCGCTTTAACCGTGCAGCGTCTCATGTGGATGGCGCCTGGTCGATCATGACCGGTATTGCTGCCAATCATTCGATGGCTACCGGTTTGCCGGTGAAGGTGGACACATTGCTTAAATGGTGA